TTGATACGGCAAACGAACTTCAAATTTGGAAACGGTCGACTAAGCCCATAGCCCATAGCCCCATAAAAAAGTCCAGCAGTATATAAAGAGGtaggaaaaacaagaaaatgaaaaaacaaaaatgaattttaaacaTTCATTTTAAGGAACACAGGAATGACAACACGCAGAGTTCTGGGTGaatccataattttttttttaatttttcttataattttttattattttttcatttcatttatcattttttcattctttattaccatttttattttattatttttatttatgtattaTTTCATTGCTTTTCTCTTCTTGAATTCTCTTTGAATATTTTGacggtttattttattttcttatttactCATTTATCGTTTTTGCATGGAAATATACTTCTGCGTCATGAagtataattatttttttttaatttcgtctctcttcctccttagccCCGCAAAACTCCCACATTTTAGGAATATGCTCCAGAATAATGGCctaaggatgtcaaggaagggaggaaacttggaggccgcgcctcaataaacaTCTGAAGCAGAAAAACAGGGCTCGGGACTGTGGTCTGCCGTGGATCTCCCCACCCCCAGCTCGATCGTGGCACTCGGATCCGGAGAATTAGTTCCCATTTTGGTTTAACTCGTTAAGCTTGCGCCAATCCCTATGTTTGCGAAGTTATTTTCAAGACCCGGTGCGGATCCCCGCATCAGTGTAGACACGTGAGTTTTGTATAATGGCGCGTGAGGAAtcgtagcgctcaaaggactcTCCCCGCTCGAAATTCCAgatcctggctagcacagaggggtGCAAGCATGTGTCGACTGAGTGCTCATTATTCGCGGGTAAACctttacggtcaatttcgccaactttttagatttttgggatatctCTTCTCTCTAGATCGTCTTGGGCCACACAAGAAGGTCGTCTGGCCATCGCATTACCCTTTAGTTGATTACAAGTTAGACCATCATACGCGCTAAAATCTTGTTTTGCAAATGATTCAATGATGATCAATGCTTGCAATTATAAGTTGTTGCTGTGAGTTTCGCTGAGATCAAGCTGCTACGCACCAGCAACAAGAACCCCATCCGACCCCCAAACGGGAAACTATCGATTCGGCAGGTGTAACTCTGTTTTCTGCTTTTACTTGAGAAAGCTCTACTCTACGGGTGCTACATTCTCCCACAATACATAtatcgttagtaatagtgcgatttcgaccaaaatcatgctccatgttataacctacattgctgcaaatctGGTATGAACTTACTAAAactaatagtaatatactactattaactttatttacacagatatcggtatggacggtactttggagcctaggcactatatagtggcagcttcttgattttcttcagatttttcggctgggtagtttctaagaatggtttcggaaagtattaaccgagacctttcatttgataccccacacgaccatatttggtgaaaaacaatttaaagCCCTCTTTTGACATGTATGGGGTCTTCCCTTTAgttcaacgtagaatgatgtaactcactgtatgcgtgaaagttcacagttcccacctttccaccaaattcggtgtccaTCGcggtaaccatttctgagaaaaatgcgtgtgacagacagacagacaataaactgattttaataaggtttcgttttacacgaaactttaaaaaaaggtgactgacggtttcgtccagggtagaagttactcttcagatgctgcctcgcctctgccctgggagcagcgtgatcgaaagtagctacaggtggtaatcgctcctttatctataatcgcaaacacgaaatAAGTACGAATTACAACCAAGTGAAATCCGCCTTATATATTCAAGCCCAAACTAGGCCGAGCGGAACTTACTTTTCTTTGAAGATTGAGGGAGCCCTAAGTCCGCTTCCAATTGATGGCGGATCGACCAATTGGGACAAAACTTTTTTCCACATTTGGAGTCAATGTAGCCCACGTTATTTTCCAATACTCGTAATTTAATGATACGTATATCGACTAGGTTATCCGGGTACACATCGAATATAAAAAATGGCAAATCAATACTTAAAAAATGTATAAGTTCTGTTCGGCCGGGGGCTACCTTACAAGGACCTTTCTTAGCTAAACTTCCATTCAACTACCTTCCCAGAAAAACAATTGGTAAACTGTCAATCAGTCTTGTACACGCAATTTAGGTTTGCTGGTCTGTGTAATTAGAAAATAATCCATTATTTCAGATTCCATCAGTTTCCTCGAACATCACGACTGGAAGGACGAAAACTAAATTTTGTGCCCTGTAAATCATCAAATATAGATTTGTAAAGGGAGGGAAATCGCACAATAGGTTAATACCAAATTAATGGCCATCCGGTCTTCTCGAATTTAACTCGAGATGATGACATGGCGTACGTACAAGCACTGTAATGGAAGTAAAACGTAATTTATGGCTTTCTCCGCCGTCTGCTTCACGGTCCTGTACTGAGGTGTAGCCTTTGAACGACATATCGCAACCATGACATATGCTCCAATACAACACTACACACATGCGTGCATCATCAGCTCAtcttaaaagaaattgaaaatcgCATTTTCCCTGTACCCACAAAGCTAGAATAGAGGCGTGCGTGATATATAGAATCTCTTGCAAATATAGATTAATCGTTTTGAACCGAATTCttgaagaataataaggacaaagCAAGATGAATGGCTTAATAAAAATCCAATAGAAGGGCTAGCTTGCCTATATCTCTTCAGTTGAGTGTCGAGGGTTGCCTGTGGCCAATTCCGAAATAAGGGACCCACCGAACACGTATGCATAGTTGAGTCTCTccgcaccaattcgatatcggtTCAACATTTTTGGATTAGAATGTCCTCTAAGCCGATAAGACAGTGGTGTGATAATGGTGTTTGGGTGAAAGAAGCAATATATCGATAGCAAAGGTTCCATGAATTTAAATGATGGCATCAGGAAACATTTTACGAAAAAAACACCAAAGCAAAAGTGGTGGAATGGCAATGTCCGAGGGGACGAGATTGTGGAATGATGTGTGCATTTTAAACCATCTGAAATCCATGATGAGAAACAAAGATTTCAGCTTTCTCAAAAGTCAAACTAAAGTAATGAATTTATCATttgtggtaggattggcacgacagacgagctggagtcaaaggtcggggctctggagaaggcatttgataccgcctttaaagtctcgtgccctactaagtacagcaaaaagaccctaccaccgtggtggaacgaagatctctctagtctcagaaaactgaccagagaaatcttcaacatcttctacaggcaaaaatactggcagccatacaaggactgcctgacgaagtacaagtcggccatcaggaccgcctaGAGGCGGccttggctggactattgtcagaacatcgaaagcactagtgaatccgcgaggctcagtaagattctgtccaaggaacataagagcccatccttccttaaaaagtcggaaggctcctggacggaatcgtCTAgagaaaccttggagctgctgattCAAGCatactttccctccagcgaggaggaccgTGAGTTAGAACCTtgtttggagggtttgcggcaatcCCAGTTTTaatttaaggacgattatggagagaacgcctttctctaagtcccaacatgcctacctcaaaggaaaattcacagaaaccgcccttcacgaggtaattggcacggttgggcggtcgctgcagtacaagcaatatacccttgctgccttcttggatatagaggaagcttttaacaacgtcacgtcagtaccaacgccatcaaggaagccttgaccggtattggattggaggggtatctcacgcattggattatatccacgctgaataccaggataatccagtccgatctggaaggcaaccacttgaccagacctGTGAACCGAGGCACGTCCCAGGATGGCGCCATCTcatcggtgctctggttaatagtaatggacaaaattttacgtacattggacagcagcggggtgaaggtggtggggtatgccgacgacttggtgatattagtatcagggatgtttctgtccattatgagcgacattatggaagaagcgttgcgaaaagtgtgcctgtgggccgcaagatgcggactcagcataaacccaactaaaacgcaattgatgctattcaccaccaagacaaggatacccgaattccatctaccacggctgaatgaacaaaaattggttctttcctctaatgtaaagtatctggatgtaatcctggatcctaagctaaattggaggctGCACatggaactgagggttaagaaggcctgtatagccttctatacctgcaagagaacctttgcaaggaaatgggatctccggccgaggatggttctctgaatgtacaccgctgtagtgcgtccgatcctgacgtacggctctattgtatggtggcaggctttgaagaagaaatacaatagaatgaagcttaataggattcaaagaaccgcgtgtgcaggtgctacgggggctctgcagtcctgcccagcagatgctctcaatgtactcctgcatctcctccccctagacctccacatcaaatatgttgcagcgtacagtgccgtcagattacgtgagtccggatgctgaacttcacgagaaactttgctgtggaccttccaaccaggacaaagtggaagaccggcggcgtgttgcaagactatgacacggtattctttacggacggatcagagatggcctatggagtcggcgcgggggttttctcgaatacacatggtgtatccaagtcgtatggtctcccacgtttcgccagtgtattccaggcggaaatactggcgatattgaaagtcggtcgatggctggagcgtgattcgagccatagccattctgaccgagagccaagcggccatcaaggccttgcactcaacgacgacatcttcccggctggtggggcagtgcagagacacgctcaaccatctgggcggcatgctCGAGGTCACTCTCCActaggttcccgggcataggaacatagaggggaatgagcgagctgacggattggccaagcaaggctctgctcttggcagtccctcggcgaatacagtcggtgttccgctggcggctgtcgggggcggagtctactcgcactacctagcagccgcgggcctgagatggcgaaggcttacaagctgtaccaagtcaaggagaatttggcccgcttataacatagctcctcggagcggccactgatacctacctacctacccatcatCTGTGGGGCTTCATATAAACCAATTAAAGAAGTCCAGAATTTTTTCACTAGTGGAAAACCATTTCCATCAGCTCAGGTTTGGTGTGGTATTCCCTTTTAGAACAACCAAATCGAATGTACATAAGTAAATTAAAACTTTCccaagtcttcattcttattcgACAACTCAAATTCAATTCAACTCTGCACCACCCTCCTCATGTACATAATTTGTTTATTTCACAACATTTTGTCACCCTTCAGTGATTTTCATCCCAAGGAAATTGTCAATGGAGTGGGCCAGAAGGCAATTGCATTCAATCAAACCAACAACCAACAACTGCGTGCAGAGTGGTTTAGGATTTGTTTCGGTAAAAATTGGCTGAGACAATAAAACAGCTACCAAAACTTTTTCCATCAGTTCGAATCTAAATGCCTCCTTCGGATTCCGGCTGTCGCTATTCCCGCCTCAAATGGGAAAAAATAAATGAGAAGAGAGTTTCAGACGAGGAGAATAAAGCGAACAGACGAAAGAATGACAAAGGTTTCGCCTGCCTGTACAAGATCTGAAAATCCCCGAGGATTTACCAAACGTAATCGCTTATAAGATTGCTTTTACTTTTTCTCGGCGGGAGTGGAAGCGTTCGGTAAACATTACCGAGGGTCGTCTCCGAAGCTCCGGCACGGCTGAGGATACAGTCTCTGCAATTTATTCCTTCGACTGATTATTCAGGGCACAGAAGTATTTATAGCAGAATCCTATGTGGAATTCGAGTGGAAGGACgtcgtagttttttttttttttaattttcccacCTTAAATTTCTATTTCGCCGTGGTTTGACTCAATTTGAATGTCTTTCAACGTACTCTCAATGAGCGAGGAGCTGGCGCTTAAACCATAAAACTGTCAGCGACGTACGCATAGTGAACTTCCCAAACTAAACAAATCTATCCAGATTTGAGTGAATCCGTATCCACTTCGATATCACGCTGGCTGCAAGGCATGCCGTGATTATTTCAAATCAAATGTTTGGGTACAGCACCTCTTGTCGTTTTCATGCTCAAAACGATTTCGATTTTGTGTCAATGTTTATGTTTTAGACATTTTTAAGGTGATGTTTCGAGGAGGCTTCCTGAAAATGCAAAATCCCTAGTGAACATTTGTTGAATAAGAGATGTGACAAGGCAATCAtggtttcaaataaatttgaatatttttgaatcAGCTCTGGCGAGTCGAAGTGTTAGATGCGATGTATCTTACCTGGGAGCCTAAAAAGACATCCAAAAACTTGATATTGTCAAAGAAAATCATGTGGATTGAAACACTACCTTAAAACATCTCAGCCCCATAAGGTCGACGCTTCACAACGATGTTGGCATTTGTTTTCGAGGAGGCATCTCCCCCTTACCACGTGAAAGGTACCATTCCACGTAAGACCAGAACATATTTATTGACTGGAAGGAGCAAACTGACTGATTGTTATTATTCATGCACGACTCTACGAGTATACCAAAAAGTGCACAAACACGACATTAAATTAAGCCATATTCTTTGTTAGTTTATATTTCAGGTTATTTTGGAACTTCATCGATCTGCCTGCGAAGCTTCGAATTGAATGAACTGTGTAGTGGCGCATTAACATTGAATGGAATGCTCATAAGTAATGTATTTTTCCAAGGCGACACGCTCGTATTGTTGCATTGAATGTGTTGTACAACAAGTCGTAAGTAAAATGTTGCGCGAGTTCGCATTATCAAATCTATCATTCCACGCATTATTTTTCAGGCGGATGATAAATATGTGCATGATATTTACGTCTTTAGGAGGAATATTGTTATTTCCTGACTGATTTGTCTTATCGGAGGCTGCTTAATTTGTTTCGACAAGTCCTTAAAAATAAGGACGAAGAGAGAATGATTTCAATTGGTGTATCAGTACTAATAGGTTTTCGCTAGAGGTAACCGAAATTTCATAAATGAATACGAGCTTCGCAGCTTTTACAGAATCTTCTATGAATGAGTTCTACCATATTCAAAAAACTATATTTGCAACGCGTCCCTAAAAATTCGTTTCCATAAGAATTCGAAGAAATCCCTTACCTGAATGCATTGAGGgtgctcaaagggtagtataggtcccagggcgaaacgtggattggtgcccacgatggagcataaaacctgggaaatgcctgctgaaccaacaccaacagccctactaccaaaccttatctccatctccacgtggtgaccgctgggagctctttcttaacgaaaagctgcagacggagaaggatgaaggcgaatctcccgcgcctaaaaacgggacaaattgtaccaactagtcctccaggttggcggctgggtagagctgacaaccctacatggaaaacagggaccggtttcctggagaagagccgctacaccacatattatagcggtcatccagtaaaccatgtgtcggagcaggttccttagtcagccaaaaaatgaaacctgctgttatcggttttgaaaacataaacgaacggctatgcactttgcgcttgcgaggcaagtttagaaatataagcctcatcaacgttcacggccctacagaggagactgcagcgtcggaaaaggataccttctacgaagcagtagaacgaaccctcgaagcctgtcccagatatgatattaaaatcatacttggggattttaacagccaagtaagggaggagcccgtattcaggcgatacgttggttcccatagcttacacgaaaaaacaaatgataacggactgcggactattcaattagcagggtcacacaaaatggttgttggaacgacctggtttgcgcggaaagcggtccacaaacatacgtgggcctctccagacgggaccactttcaaccaaattgaccacgtgttgatcgaacgccgccacttctcaaccttgataaatgtcagaacatataggggggccagtatagactcggatcactatctcgttggcatggtgctccgagcttgaataacaacaccacctagaatcccctctgacaatcaggtgagagttaacactgaagcaatccacaacacaaccctctgcgacacctataagggggaaatggatgccgcaataaccgcagtcaacagaggacctggagatgaagcatcaataaatgatcttcacaatcacctgaagaacgctatcattgatacggtcacaaacatacttggccccagccgcaaaaggagtcggaacggctggtttgacgatgaatgtaaactaacaacggaacggaagaatgccgtataccgagtaatgttgcattctcaaagaacgcgggcacgcgcagagacttatcacgaactccgtcgagcggagaagtgacagcacagacggaaaaaggaaacctgggagaaccaacaagtctgtgaactagaaaagtacagggagcaaccgcaccaggcacgcaagttttaccaacaagtcagcaggatgaagccttatacacctcgatgctcatcctgccgagacaaagagggaaatctgatttccgacaggatgggcatattggagcgatgggttgagtactttgatgagctactgaacaaccaaaacatcagcgagttagaggtcccgccaactgaagaccacggacaaatactgccaccaccaagtttaggagaaacattccgtgcaattcatcggctaaaaaatcataagtcgccaggagccgatggaattacagccgaattggttaaatatggaggcgaccagttacaccaagcggttcatcaacttatgctcaaggtatgggacagcgaatcaatgcccgacgattggcaacgagacattatctgtctcatacataaaaagggagatatcacacggtgcagcaattatagaggtatcacgttactgagtaccatctataagatattctccactatcttgctaggccggatacgaccccatacgcccagaacatcattggcccataccaaagaggtttcactccaggcaaatcagcaacagatcagattttctctctgcggcaaccgatggaaaaactgttggaatatgcacatcaattgcaccatctattcatcgactttaaagccacctatgatagcataaccagggtaaaactgtacacgcccatgagagaattcggtatcccgacgaaactaataagactgactaggctgaccctgaccaatgtgcgaggccagataaaagcagcaggatcactctcaagaccattcgacatcaacaacggtctacgacaaagggatgccgtatcatgcgtcctctttaacctggccctcgagaaagagacatcatgggaagaaccacccgagacgtacaaactgccttcatccaaatcgagcaggcggctattcgcgggagatcttgggctgcatatcaatgaaggtgtCACAGGGGCCGAGACAGAAATCAAAGTCTTTAACTGATTtacaagaattgtttatttcacgtttttaaACACGGAACATATTGTGGTCCATATCGGTCGGCGTCTCGAACTCGACTCCTTTGCTACCCATCGTTGTCGCGATTGCTCTTTTGTGACAGTTCGGCCACTCCTGACAAATCGGACTCCTGGCCGGGCACGTTCCCCGGGTCTTCTTCGTTGTCGCTCCCATCGGTATCGTTGTCGAGGAAAGGTGCAGCTGTGCACCACGGTTTAAGATGTTCGGCGTGGAACACCGAATTAAAGCGCCTTTGTCGACGTTGGAGACCTTCGATATCTTCAACGACGTATCGGTCGAACCTTAAGACTTTCGAAATTACATACGGCCCTCGATATCGCGGCTCCAGCTTTCCATTCGAACTCGCGTCCGTGTGGACTTCGGGCTGTCACTTGACGTCGTAGATCTCTAAAATCGGTGGATGATAAAGAGCTCTTCATAAGGTATCGAATGCTTCCTGTTCAAGAAATGTCCATGTAAATGGTTCCGCATCCTTCGTTTTCAGCAATCGAGTTAACGGTAAAGCTATCTGAGTATATCCTTGAACGAATCGTCGAAAGAAACTAGTTAGTCCAAGAAACCGTCGAACCTCGGTTCGATTACTAGGTGTTGGGAATTTCTGGATTGCATCGGTTTTCACTTCACCGGGTAGAAGACCTTCCTTAGTGATTCGATGTCCCAAAAAGGATACTTCGGTCGCTAAAAATgtacatttctttatatttaatgTCATACCGATTTCCGCTAATATTCCTAAGAACTCATCCAACGCTTCCGAgccttctttgatatttttgctCGGTATGATGATTTCGTCAACATAAGATACTACTCGTCGTTTCATTCTCGATGTGATTTTTCGGATTtctctttggaatttgaatgGAGCGTTGGTCAATCCAAATGGAGCTACGTTGAATTCATATTGGCCTATATGAGTGGCGAAAGCCGTATACTTTTTCGATGATTCGGCAATCGGGATTTGGTAATATCCTGAAATGAAATCCAGCGTAGTAAAGAAGGAATTTCCGGCCAATTGTGCCACTTGCTCTTCCACACTGGGAACTGGGAATGGTTCCTTCACTGTAATCGTGTTTAATGCTCGATAATCGATACAAAGCCGGTCTGTACCATCTGATTTCGCGACCAGTATGACCGGAGATGAATATTCCGACTCGCTCGGTCGAATTATTCCAGCTTTCAGTAGCTCGTCgatcatttcttccactttcaaTCGCCTCGGGAACGGAACCTTGTAAGGCTGTCGACTGACTGGTTTGCTGGTTGTAACACGGATTTCCATTTCGGTGGAATTTGAACGACCGATCGTTGATAAATTAGTAGAAAAACACTTATGCCATTTTTCCAATACTTCAGACAGTTGTTCTTTATCGATTGATGATATTGGTCCGGTTCGTATGTTCTCGAATtccaatttcattttaaattcacgACCACGAATTGTGCAGCACCTACCTTCTTGCAGTAGAATATCGGTTCCAATGAGTATCAGCTTATCCATCTGCTCGTCGTCCACGATATACAAAACTCCCTCCAGTATCACGTCGTCAATTCTGATTGttgcaattattttcttattgcaaaggTATACAGCTCCACCGAACCCTTTAAGTTGTTGTGCTGGCTCGACTTGTTTAATCTGTCCAATTCGTTGAGCCTCAGACTGTCTGATCAAAGAACAGCTACTTGCTGAGTCCACAATACATTCAAATTCATCGTCGCCTATTTCCACTGCCTTCGTTAGCAATTTGTTGTCTGTGTGTTGTGCTATACGATTTATTGTCTCTCGGCGGTTGGCTTCTGTTCGCGCGGCTGTCGGGCAGTCATTCTGCGCATGGCCAGTTCTATTGCATTTCACGCATCGTGGTCTTCGTTGCGGCTTCGGACAGTTCAACGACAAATGCCCTCTTTCGAAACAATTGTAACATAGCCTCGAATTTTGATTTGCAGCATTCAGCAGCGGCGGCGATCGGAGTATATTCGTTCGTTCACCCCGAACGCTATTGGAACTATCGTTCGTTCCCGGATCGTTCGCTACAAATCGTCGTATGGCCACTAGCATTTCGCTCGGCGTGTTGAAATGCATCGTGGCTATGGCAGTTTGGAATGGTTTCATACAAAGCCCTCGTCGTATGTAATACACGATCGTTTCGTCGTCAAGCTTCGCCCGTCGTCCCATTGCGCAGACGCGGAAAAAATATTCTTCGGTtgtttcgttgtgtgcggaacGGCTGCTATCGAGCCGCTGTCGCATATCTTCTGTCGTAAATCGACTGGGGAAATTTGCAATTAACGCTTTGGAGAATTCTTCCCACGTTGCAAACGTCGTTTGCAATCCGTCAATCCATCGTTTCGCCGGGCCTTTCAACTTAGCCTTAGCGGCAAACAGAACGAGGTATTCTTCCCAGTGATATACCTGAGCCAATTTTTCAATTCGGTCGATGAATTGTTCGGCTGATGGGGACACATCGTCGAGCGGGTCAAATGttggtagaatcccgataacatCTCGTGGTTGAAGTACGTATTCCGCGGTCGGTTGACGAGTTGACGTCATCGTCTCGTTGCGCCGTCGTAGTGTCGGCTCGATATCGCCGAAAGCCGTTGAATGAGTCGGTGCGGTAATATTGAATGGTGTGCGTTGATGATGGGCTTCGGCAACAGCATCGTCGTCCTGGGGTAGGACAGCTGATGGAACGGGTGGAACAGGTGGTACGGGTGGTACACCGACTTGGCCATTTTTAATCGCCGCCATTATTGACGCCACATTTTCCACCAAAGCGGAAACCGTCTGTCGAAGGTCGTCGTCATTGTCCTCGTTGTCGGACAATTCGATTTCATCGCTACCTTCACTGTCGATCAACCGCTTCACTAAATCCGGTTTTCGCCCGGCCGATCTCAACTCCCGGTCGTGCAGCACCTTCCGTAATACCGGGCACGTTAAATCTGCGATTGGGAATTTTTGTCGCGGCATTTTGCATTCCCTGAAACCGAAAAGGAAGATCCCACTTCTGATCTGTCACAGGGGCCGAGACAGAAATCAAAGTCTTTAACTGATTtacaagaattgtttatttcacgtttttaaacacgga
The window above is part of the Hermetia illucens chromosome 3, iHerIll2.2.curated.20191125, whole genome shotgun sequence genome. Proteins encoded here:
- the LOC119650800 gene encoding uncharacterized protein LOC119650800, whose amino-acid sequence is MPRQKFPIADLTCPVLRKVLHDRELRSAGRKPDLVKRLIDSEGSDEIELSDNEDNDDDLRQTVSALVENVASIMAAIKNGQVGVPPVPPVPPVPSAVLPQDDDAVAEAHHQRTPFNITAPTHSTAFGDIEPTLRRRNETMTSTRQPTAEYVLQPRDVIGILPTFDPLDDVSPSAEQFIDRIEKLAQVYHWEEYLVLFAAKAKLKGPAKRWIDGLQTTFATWEEFSKALIANFPSRFTTEDMRQRLDSSRSAHNETTEEYFFRVCAMGRRAKLDDETIVYYIRRGLCMKPFQTAIATMHFNTPSEMLVAIRRFVANDPGTNDSSNSVRGERTNILRSPPLLNAANQNSRLCYNCFERGHLSLNCPKPQRRPRCVKCNRTGHAQNDCPTAARTEANRRETINRIAQHTDNKLLTKAVEIGDDEFECIVDSASSCSLIRQSEAQRIGQIKQVEPAQQLKGFGGAVYLCNKKIIATIRIDDVILEGVLYIVDDEQMDKLILIGTDILLQEGRCCTIRGREFKMKLEFENIRTGPISSIDKEQLSEVLEKWHKCFSTNLSTIGRSNSTEMEIRVTTSKPVSRQPYKVPFPRRLKVEEMIDELLKAGIIRPSESEYSSPVILVAKSDGTDRLCIDYRALNTITVKEPFPVPSVEEQVAQLAGNSFFTTLDFISGYYQIPIAESSKKYTAFATHIGQYEFNVAPFGLTNAPFKFQREIRKITSRMKRRVVSYVDEIIIPSKNIKEGSEALDEFLGILAEIGMTLNIKKCTFLATEVSFLGHRITKEGLLPGEVKTDAIQKFPTPSNRTEVRRFLGLTSFFRRFVQGYTQIALPLTRLLKTKDAEPFTWTFLEQEAFDTL